The following are encoded together in the Thalassomonas haliotis genome:
- a CDS encoding methyl-accepting chemotaxis protein: MTPKQMALVQQSWKKVLPIAPQAADMFYQTLFEISPALKPLFKSDIAEQGGKLMAMLDSAIKLLDKPDKLLPAVQKLGQRHLAYGVEPQHYDVVGEALLTTLATGLGDDFTPAVKKAWAQVYQTLSSTMIAAAEALKVQEEQELVAVETAADRLSVKAANSAESGDDSSVTTAVKEQKTAKAGKNKTTKSQKAKTVSASQKTAKSLKSTQLKEPAMNTQTNEIEELAVRLQGALDQSTTPIMMIDRDFIINYANQATMDLLIKHEATFAEKWPGFKADKYDIIGSCIDAFHVNPEHQRRLLNDVSNLPYKTNIQVAHLTFELNVTAIQDGKGNYIGNSLEWQDITEALVQKNKAVQLQGAVDQSGTACIMIDRDFTITYANDATIKLLQEHEATFAKKWPGFKADPELIIGSCIDGFHTNPAHQRKLLADINNLPYTTTITIEGLQFELNVTAITDAADNYIGNSLEWQDVTEALAQKNKAVQLQGAVDQSGTACIMIDRDFTITYANESTLKLLKQHEATFAKKWPGFKADPQALIGTNIDIFHVNPAHQRKLLADVNNLPYTTTITIEDLQFELNVTAIIDSDGDYIGNSLEWQDVTAARENAVQVGRLTSAVEGMTTNMMMADRDGNIVYANPAVIAMLKRRETQLRTVLPSFNVDTLVGTNFDTFHKNPAHQQNLLGNPANLPYATEISVAGLAFSLTGIALLDSENNHLGTAVQWMDITEQKDAQNQVEGLINAAIGGELDRRIDTDGYEGFMKALGENINNLMNAIVEPITDAIDIAQALANGDLTNAMNGEYQGEFLALANAMNGSIENLSKMVDEIRNASTSVFEAAREIAAGNNELSHRTESQASSLEETASAMEELTSTVQQNAENTTEASKLSGSVMSKASNGGAVVKNAIEAMSDINKSSKKIADIISVIDEIAFQTNLLALNAAVEAARAGEQGRGFAVVAAEVRNLAQRSAGAAKEIKGLINDSVEAVGQGTKLVDETGQTFTELVTAIEEVSNMIGDIDSAGKEQSAGIGEVSAAVSQMDEMTQQNAALVEEATASSKAMEEQAQSLLKQVDFFNNGGEQSSPGNGRNYAEPVKRQPVKAAIQPQGSSKARPVTQTDEEWEEF; this comes from the coding sequence ATGACTCCCAAACAGATGGCTTTAGTCCAGCAGAGCTGGAAAAAAGTACTGCCTATTGCCCCGCAGGCGGCAGATATGTTCTATCAAACCTTGTTTGAAATATCGCCCGCTCTTAAGCCCTTGTTTAAAAGTGATATTGCTGAACAGGGGGGGAAATTAATGGCTATGCTCGACAGCGCCATTAAATTACTTGATAAACCCGATAAGTTGTTGCCGGCGGTACAAAAATTAGGTCAGCGACATTTAGCTTACGGTGTAGAACCCCAGCACTATGACGTGGTTGGCGAAGCACTATTAACAACTCTTGCCACTGGTCTTGGAGATGACTTTACCCCGGCGGTAAAAAAAGCCTGGGCTCAGGTTTATCAAACCCTGTCTTCGACCATGATAGCCGCCGCCGAAGCCTTAAAGGTACAGGAAGAGCAAGAATTAGTCGCCGTTGAAACCGCAGCGGACAGGCTGAGCGTAAAAGCGGCCAATAGTGCTGAATCTGGTGATGACAGTTCGGTAACTACCGCGGTGAAAGAGCAAAAAACGGCTAAAGCCGGTAAAAATAAAACCACAAAATCCCAAAAAGCAAAAACGGTTTCTGCTTCCCAAAAAACAGCTAAATCACTTAAATCAACTCAGCTTAAAGAGCCTGCCATGAATACTCAAACAAATGAAATTGAAGAGCTGGCCGTACGCCTGCAAGGCGCGCTGGACCAGTCAACTACGCCCATTATGATGATTGATCGGGATTTCATCATTAATTATGCCAATCAGGCTACAATGGATTTACTGATCAAACATGAAGCAACCTTTGCGGAAAAATGGCCGGGGTTTAAAGCCGATAAATACGATATTATTGGTTCCTGCATCGATGCTTTCCATGTCAATCCCGAGCACCAACGCCGTTTACTCAATGATGTCAGCAATTTGCCCTATAAAACCAATATCCAAGTGGCCCATTTAACGTTCGAGCTTAATGTTACGGCCATTCAGGACGGCAAAGGTAATTACATCGGCAATTCGCTGGAATGGCAGGATATTACCGAGGCACTGGTCCAAAAAAATAAAGCGGTGCAGCTGCAGGGGGCCGTGGATCAAAGTGGCACCGCCTGTATTATGATCGACCGGGACTTTACTATTACCTATGCCAATGACGCCACCATTAAGTTATTACAGGAGCATGAAGCTACTTTTGCCAAAAAATGGCCGGGCTTTAAAGCCGATCCGGAACTCATCATCGGCTCCTGTATTGACGGCTTTCATACCAATCCGGCACATCAGCGTAAACTATTAGCTGATATCAATAACTTACCTTACACAACGACCATCACCATAGAAGGTTTACAATTTGAACTCAATGTTACCGCCATTACCGATGCCGCCGACAACTATATCGGTAATTCGCTGGAATGGCAGGATGTGACCGAGGCCCTGGCCCAGAAAAATAAAGCGGTACAACTGCAAGGTGCGGTAGATCAAAGCGGCACCGCCTGTATCATGATCGACCGGGACTTTACTATTACCTATGCCAATGAGTCGACCTTGAAGTTGTTAAAACAGCATGAAGCCACCTTTGCCAAAAAATGGCCGGGCTTTAAAGCGGATCCACAGGCGCTGATCGGCACCAATATCGATATCTTCCATGTCAATCCCGCGCACCAGCGTAAATTACTCGCAGATGTTAATAATTTACCTTATACCACGACTATCACCATAGAAGATCTGCAATTTGAGTTAAATGTCACCGCTATTATCGATAGCGACGGCGATTATATCGGTAATTCGCTTGAATGGCAGGATGTTACGGCGGCGAGGGAAAATGCGGTCCAGGTCGGCCGATTGACCTCGGCAGTCGAAGGCATGACGACCAATATGATGATGGCAGATAGAGATGGTAATATCGTCTATGCCAATCCCGCGGTGATTGCCATGTTAAAACGGCGGGAAACTCAGCTGCGCACTGTCTTGCCTTCCTTTAATGTCGATACCCTGGTCGGCACTAATTTTGATACTTTCCATAAAAATCCGGCACACCAGCAAAATTTGCTGGGGAATCCGGCCAACCTGCCTTATGCCACGGAGATCAGTGTGGCAGGACTGGCCTTCTCCCTGACGGGAATTGCCTTGCTTGACAGTGAAAATAACCATTTGGGTACTGCGGTGCAGTGGATGGATATTACCGAGCAAAAAGATGCGCAAAACCAGGTAGAAGGTTTGATCAATGCCGCCATTGGCGGCGAATTGGATCGCCGTATCGATACCGATGGCTATGAAGGTTTTATGAAAGCGCTCGGGGAAAATATCAATAATTTGATGAATGCCATCGTTGAACCTATCACAGATGCCATAGACATTGCCCAGGCACTGGCCAACGGCGATCTCACCAATGCTATGAATGGCGAGTATCAGGGGGAATTTCTGGCGCTGGCCAATGCCATGAACGGCTCGATAGAAAACTTAAGCAAGATGGTGGATGAAATCCGCAATGCCTCCACCAGTGTGTTTGAGGCTGCCCGGGAAATAGCCGCCGGTAATAATGAATTAAGCCACCGCACTGAATCCCAGGCATCGAGCCTGGAAGAAACCGCCTCGGCGATGGAAGAGCTTACCAGTACGGTACAGCAAAATGCTGAAAATACCACAGAGGCGAGTAAGTTATCCGGCTCGGTCATGAGCAAAGCCAGTAATGGCGGCGCCGTGGTGAAAAATGCCATCGAAGCCATGAGTGATATCAACAAATCCAGCAAAAAGATTGCCGACATCATCAGCGTCATCGATGAAATTGCTTTTCAGACCAACTTGCTGGCGCTTAATGCTGCGGTTGAAGCGGCCCGGGCCGGTGAGCAGGGACGCGGTTTTGCCGTGGTTGCCGCCGAAGTGCGTAATCTGGCCCAGCGCTCAGCCGGCGCCGCCAAAGAAATTAAAGGCCTGATCAACGACAGTGTCGAGGCGGTGGGTCAGGGCACTAAACTGGTGGATGAAACCGGCCAGACCTTTACCGAGTTAGTGACTGCCATTGAAGAAGTCAGCAATATGATCGGCGACATCGACAGCGCCGGTAAAGAGCAAAGTGCCGGTATCGGTGAGGTCAGTGCTGCCGTGAGCCAGATGGATGAAATGACCCAGCAAAATGCCGCCCTGGTGGAAGAAGCGACAGCATCGAGTAAAGCGATGGAAGAACAGGCGCAGTCTCTGCTTAAACAGGTCGACTTTTTTAATAACGGCGGCGAGCAAAGCTCCCCGGGTAATGGCCGAAACTATGCCGAGCCGGTAAAAAGACAGCCGGTTAAAGCGGCAATACAACCCCAGGGCAGCTCTAAGGCGCGGCCGGTGACGCAAACCGATGAAGAATGGGAAGAGTTCTAG
- a CDS encoding methyl-accepting chemotaxis protein produces the protein MLLNKLLPQALCSSLSLSALGIFCVAIALLNVFFIEQVFLDIFLLISLLTLFVMILRNSLLQKVLSPEPLEQGMEGGEQEQQEQTVQQSSEQVKIQSVLTDLNKSLLQEVEVIDNEVRRTSTVLSDAVLGVSGSFKGLQEISEEQQRLFNEIVDTKNAPDGDQVNVLEAFIDNSRQVLDDFVEVIVKTSKQSVETMYFIDEMVTQFEQVFNFLGQVENLASQTNLLALNAAIEAARAGEAGRGFAVVANEVRSLSLNSSELNNNIRQSINQVQGIIGKLKDSVEVIASADMSSTLEAKERVKDMMVQAEKVSRQTHDTVEELALLSPQLNERVSVGIRSLQFEDLTRQILESVTSNLNSLKDIAGEMAQVELQDEHNIDSQLRKLQLCCQQVFEQTKSAGEHRTVEQESMEEGAIDLF, from the coding sequence ATGTTATTGAATAAGCTGTTGCCTCAAGCGCTGTGCTCAAGTTTATCTTTATCTGCTCTGGGGATCTTCTGTGTGGCGATTGCTTTGCTCAATGTGTTTTTTATTGAGCAGGTCTTTCTTGATATTTTTTTGTTAATTAGTTTGTTAACGCTGTTTGTTATGATATTGCGCAATAGTTTGCTGCAAAAAGTCTTATCCCCCGAGCCGCTTGAACAGGGGATGGAAGGTGGTGAACAAGAGCAGCAAGAGCAAACGGTGCAGCAGTCAAGTGAGCAGGTAAAAATACAGTCGGTGCTGACGGATTTGAATAAATCACTGCTGCAGGAAGTGGAGGTTATCGACAATGAAGTCCGGCGTACCAGCACTGTGCTCAGCGATGCCGTTTTAGGTGTCTCCGGCAGCTTTAAGGGATTACAGGAAATCAGTGAAGAGCAGCAGCGTTTGTTTAATGAAATTGTCGACACCAAGAATGCTCCCGACGGCGATCAGGTCAATGTGCTTGAAGCCTTTATTGATAATTCGCGCCAGGTACTGGATGACTTTGTCGAGGTGATCGTTAAAACCAGTAAGCAGAGCGTGGAAACCATGTATTTTATCGATGAAATGGTTACGCAGTTTGAGCAGGTATTTAATTTCCTCGGTCAGGTGGAAAACCTGGCGAGTCAGACTAATCTGCTGGCGTTAAATGCCGCTATCGAAGCGGCGCGTGCCGGTGAAGCCGGCAGGGGCTTTGCGGTCGTGGCCAATGAAGTCAGGTCACTTTCCCTTAATTCCAGTGAGTTAAATAACAACATCCGCCAGTCCATTAACCAGGTGCAGGGGATTATCGGCAAGCTCAAGGATTCGGTTGAAGTGATCGCCTCTGCCGATATGAGTTCAACCCTGGAAGCCAAAGAAAGAGTAAAGGATATGATGGTGCAGGCAGAAAAAGTCAGCCGGCAGACCCATGATACCGTCGAGGAACTGGCGTTGCTTTCGCCCCAGCTCAATGAAAGGGTTTCTGTCGGCATACGATCTTTGCAATTTGAAGACTTAACCCGTCAGATCCTCGAGTCAGTTACCAGCAACCTCAATAGTTTAAAAGACATTGCCGGGGAAATGGCGCAAGTGGAGCTGCAGGATGAGCATAATATTGACAGCCAGTTAAGAAAATTACAGCTATGTTGTCAGCAGGTGTTTGAGCAAACGAAATCTGCGGGCGAACACCGCACCGTCGAGCAGGAATCAATGGAGGAAGGGGCCATTGATTTATTTTAA
- a CDS encoding chemotaxis protein CheW, with protein sequence MIEKEQEYLTFMLQGEEFGVDILCVQEIRVWSALTQLPNKPDYIKGVINLRGVIIPIIDLRLRFGKEPLEYNEQTVTIILSNHDKQNPMVVGIVVDAVSEVYKFNSRAIRPAPSFGQVVDNCFLKGLASIEDKLIILLDSKTLLDHEELYCTEKMAFDPVAG encoded by the coding sequence ATGATTGAAAAAGAGCAAGAATATCTGACCTTTATGCTGCAAGGGGAAGAGTTTGGGGTTGATATTTTGTGTGTCCAGGAAATCCGGGTATGGAGTGCGTTAACCCAGCTGCCCAATAAACCCGATTATATCAAAGGGGTGATCAATTTACGTGGTGTGATCATTCCCATCATAGATTTACGTCTGCGCTTTGGTAAAGAGCCGCTGGAATACAATGAGCAGACGGTCACCATCATCTTAAGCAATCATGACAAGCAAAATCCTATGGTGGTGGGCATCGTAGTTGATGCTGTTTCTGAGGTATACAAATTTAACAGCCGGGCCATCCGCCCGGCGCCGTCCTTCGGTCAGGTGGTTGATAACTGTTTTTTAAAGGGACTGGCATCAATAGAAGATAAATTGATTATTTTACTGGACTCGAAAACCCTGCTTGATCATGAAGAACTATATTGCACTGAAAAAATGGCGTTTGACCCGGTTGCAGGTTAA
- a CDS encoding response regulator: MTKILVVDDSNSIRDMVSFTLKGAGYETVEARDGQEGLNTAQGGGFDLVISDVNMPNMDGISLCQALRKLPAFKFTPILMLTTESSGDMKERGKAAGATGWLVKPFNPEKLLATIKRVVR, from the coding sequence ATGACCAAAATATTGGTTGTGGATGACTCAAATTCAATCAGGGACATGGTAAGTTTTACCCTCAAAGGGGCGGGTTACGAGACGGTTGAAGCTAGAGATGGCCAGGAAGGACTTAATACCGCACAGGGAGGAGGATTTGATCTGGTGATCAGTGATGTCAATATGCCCAATATGGATGGTATTTCCCTATGCCAGGCCCTGAGAAAATTACCTGCCTTTAAATTTACTCCTATTTTAATGCTGACCACGGAAAGCTCCGGAGATATGAAAGAGAGAGGCAAGGCTGCCGGGGCAACCGGTTGGCTGGTTAAACCCTTTAACCCTGAAAAATTGTTAGCAACCATTAAACGGGTTGTCCGGTAA
- a CDS encoding chemotaxis protein CheA, which yields MSVDLSQFIPTFLEESFEGLALMESRLLSLEVDDNESIHSIFRAAHSIKGGAGTFGFENVTEFTHLVETLLDEMRDGRRVIASADVELLLDSVDCIRLLIESARDQSDYDEAKVAQTSEALTKTLSQGASASDVESSPAPGGEVEQKAAQWQISFIPSHHLVKTGNDPLLLFNALADLGPLEISAQASELPSLLDMDPQELYLSWRLLLTSAASEDEIREVFEWVEDECQLELVQLEPEREIKQDKGNSNSQAEEATSGAEIAAEKPAGPVTAPCSDKSPEKKPEKSQVKNKQDAGSIRVGVDKVDNLINLVGELVITQSMLSELGNDFELSKLERLTSGLEQLLQNTKELQESVMRIRMLPISFAFNRFPRLVHDLSKKTGKAIELVIHGEQTELDKTVMEQIGDPLVHLVRNAVDHGIEPADVRLAKGKPEQGMIKLDAYHLGGNIVIEINDDGGGINKQAVLDKAIDKGLVEAGSNLSESQIFDLIFEPGFSTAKELSDISGRGVGMDVVKKNIQSLGGRIQVESAQDKGSTFRVNLPLTLAILDGQLVRVGSETYVIPLIAIVESLQAKGELINRVSGDMLLYRLREDNVPVLPIYQLFSLPADTTEVENSLLVVVEADGQKVGLMVDDLLAQQQVVIKSLKDNYQQVDGISGATILGDGSVAMILDIPGMIQLAMKSAQKNQAQHYSANVLAGETV from the coding sequence ATGAGTGTCGATCTGTCACAATTTATTCCTACTTTCCTCGAAGAAAGTTTTGAGGGGTTGGCGTTAATGGAGTCCAGGCTGTTGTCGCTGGAGGTAGATGATAACGAAAGCATCCACAGCATTTTTCGGGCTGCACATTCCATCAAGGGAGGTGCGGGGACTTTTGGTTTTGAGAACGTCACCGAATTTACCCATTTGGTGGAAACCCTATTGGATGAAATGCGCGATGGTCGTCGGGTCATTGCTTCAGCAGACGTAGAATTGTTGCTGGACTCGGTTGACTGTATCCGCCTGCTTATTGAGTCCGCCCGGGATCAGTCCGATTATGATGAAGCCAAGGTAGCGCAAACCTCAGAGGCTTTGACAAAAACTCTGTCACAGGGAGCAAGTGCGTCCGATGTCGAAAGCTCTCCCGCCCCGGGAGGTGAAGTTGAGCAGAAGGCGGCCCAATGGCAGATTAGTTTTATACCGAGTCATCATTTGGTGAAAACCGGCAATGATCCCCTACTGCTTTTTAATGCCCTGGCAGATTTAGGACCGCTTGAGATTAGCGCCCAGGCCAGTGAGCTGCCGTCTCTTTTGGATATGGATCCGCAAGAGCTATACCTGAGCTGGCGTTTGCTGTTAACCTCAGCGGCGAGTGAAGACGAGATCCGGGAAGTGTTTGAATGGGTGGAAGATGAATGCCAGTTAGAACTTGTCCAGCTGGAGCCGGAAAGGGAAATAAAACAGGATAAGGGCAATAGCAACTCCCAAGCTGAAGAGGCCACAAGCGGAGCAGAAATAGCCGCAGAAAAACCTGCCGGGCCGGTTACAGCACCTTGTTCAGATAAAAGTCCGGAGAAAAAGCCGGAGAAGAGCCAGGTTAAAAATAAACAAGATGCCGGCTCCATCCGGGTCGGGGTCGATAAGGTGGATAACCTGATCAACCTGGTTGGCGAGCTGGTGATCACCCAGTCGATGTTATCCGAGTTAGGCAATGATTTTGAGCTTTCTAAACTTGAACGTTTAACTTCCGGGCTTGAACAACTGCTGCAAAATACCAAAGAGTTACAGGAAAGCGTGATGCGTATCAGGATGTTGCCCATCAGTTTTGCCTTTAACCGTTTTCCCCGCTTAGTTCATGATTTATCGAAAAAAACCGGTAAAGCCATAGAGCTTGTTATTCATGGCGAGCAAACTGAATTAGATAAAACCGTGATGGAACAGATAGGTGATCCCCTGGTTCATCTGGTGCGCAATGCCGTGGATCATGGCATAGAGCCGGCGGACGTCCGCCTGGCCAAGGGCAAGCCCGAGCAAGGCATGATAAAACTCGATGCCTATCACTTAGGCGGTAATATTGTTATCGAAATCAATGACGACGGCGGCGGCATCAACAAACAGGCCGTGCTCGATAAAGCAATAGATAAAGGTCTGGTGGAAGCGGGCAGTAACCTGAGTGAAAGTCAGATTTTTGATTTAATCTTTGAACCGGGCTTTTCAACCGCAAAAGAACTCAGCGACATTTCCGGGCGTGGTGTCGGCATGGATGTCGTGAAAAAGAACATCCAATCCCTGGGGGGACGGATTCAGGTCGAATCAGCGCAGGACAAAGGCTCTACCTTCAGGGTAAATCTGCCGTTAACCCTGGCGATACTCGACGGCCAGCTGGTGAGGGTTGGCAGTGAAACTTATGTGATCCCGCTTATTGCCATCGTGGAATCCTTACAGGCAAAAGGCGAGTTGATCAACCGGGTTTCCGGCGACATGCTGTTGTATCGCCTCAGGGAAGATAATGTTCCGGTATTGCCTATCTATCAATTGTTTAGTTTGCCCGCCGATACTACAGAAGTAGAAAATTCATTATTGGTGGTGGTGGAAGCCGACGGACAAAAGGTGGGTTTAATGGTGGATGATCTCCTGGCACAGCAGCAAGTGGTGATCAAAAGCCTTAAAGATAATTATCAGCAGGTGGACGGTATCTCGGGAGCGACCATACTCGGGGATGGCTCAGTGGCGATGATATTGGATATACCGGGCATGATCCAGTTGGCCATGAAAAGCGCGCAAAAAAATCAGGCACAACATTATTCCGCGAATGTCCTGGCAGGAGAAACTGTGTAA
- the cheD gene encoding chemoreceptor glutamine deamidase CheD, which translates to MSSLAVMEVEQCLHQCLPEFAHINHYWDRQRQMVVAKILPGEFYMTTENTAIATTLGSCIAACIWDTRTGIGGMNHFMLPHTQKEVAEVNWGRRNRISDATRYGNYAMEHLINKILSHGGRRRNFRAKVFGGAKVLTRMSDVGQSNIDFVLGYLKDENICIDNADLGDCYPRKVFFEPGTGKALIKRLDNLRNDTIVRRERDYQDKIDHQTVDGDIELF; encoded by the coding sequence ATGAGTAGCTTGGCAGTCATGGAAGTAGAGCAATGTTTGCATCAGTGTTTACCTGAATTTGCTCATATTAATCACTATTGGGACCGGCAGCGGCAAATGGTGGTCGCGAAGATATTACCCGGTGAGTTTTACATGACCACGGAAAATACCGCCATCGCCACCACTTTAGGTTCATGTATTGCCGCGTGTATTTGGGATACGCGCACCGGGATTGGCGGCATGAATCACTTTATGTTGCCCCATACCCAAAAGGAAGTGGCTGAGGTCAACTGGGGACGGAGAAACCGGATCAGTGATGCCACCCGTTATGGTAATTACGCCATGGAGCATCTGATCAACAAAATTTTAAGCCATGGCGGGCGGCGGAGAAATTTTCGCGCTAAGGTCTTTGGCGGCGCTAAAGTGTTAACACGAATGTCGGATGTCGGGCAAAGTAATATTGATTTTGTCCTGGGTTATCTCAAGGATGAAAACATCTGCATCGATAACGCCGATCTCGGGGACTGCTATCCGCGTAAAGTATTTTTTGAACCGGGCACGGGCAAGGCCCTTATCAAGCGGCTGGACAATTTACGAAACGATACCATAGTACGCAGGGAAAGAGATTATCAAGATAAAATCGACCATCAGACAGTGGATGGAGATATTGAACTGTTTTAG
- a CDS encoding CheR family methyltransferase has protein sequence MLCDQQRDNALTLSQQEFTFICRYVHEHTGIVLSEGKREMVYRRFSRIIRERRLASFSDYCRLLQQNPEQEKTYFTNAITTNLTSFFREQHHFDYLLEHELPALIRNGGQEKHLRIWSSACSTGEEPYSIAITLMQAMQGLLGQWNVKILATDIDSNVLSKAKQGIYGQDQLEELSKAVKEQYFRQGKNENAGRVRVAEDLAELITFKQLNLLHQWPMKGAFDVIFCRNVIIYFDKHTQQELFARYYEYLKPGGLLILGHSENLGSFQRYFDNVGRTIFRKPAALAQAKAV, from the coding sequence ATGCTGTGTGATCAACAACGTGACAATGCATTGACGCTAAGCCAGCAGGAATTCACTTTTATTTGCCGGTATGTGCATGAGCATACCGGCATAGTGCTTAGCGAAGGTAAACGGGAAATGGTCTACCGGCGCTTTTCCCGCATTATCCGGGAGCGCCGCTTAGCTTCCTTTAGCGACTATTGCCGCTTATTGCAGCAAAACCCGGAGCAGGAGAAAACTTACTTTACTAATGCCATTACCACGAATCTGACCAGTTTTTTTCGTGAACAGCACCATTTCGATTATCTGCTTGAACATGAGTTGCCGGCGTTGATCCGTAACGGCGGGCAGGAAAAACATTTGCGCATCTGGTCATCGGCCTGCTCCACCGGTGAAGAGCCCTACAGTATAGCTATCACCTTGATGCAGGCGATGCAGGGGCTTTTAGGTCAATGGAATGTCAAGATATTGGCCACGGATATCGACAGTAATGTCTTATCTAAAGCAAAACAAGGCATATATGGCCAGGATCAGCTTGAGGAGCTGAGTAAAGCCGTCAAAGAGCAATATTTCAGGCAAGGGAAAAATGAAAACGCGGGTAGAGTCAGGGTGGCGGAGGATTTGGCTGAGCTTATTACCTTTAAACAGTTAAATTTATTGCATCAATGGCCCATGAAAGGGGCTTTTGATGTGATTTTTTGCAGAAACGTCATTATTTATTTTGATAAGCATACCCAGCAAGAGTTATTTGCCCGTTACTACGAGTATTTAAAACCCGGGGGCCTTTTGATCCTCGGGCACAGTGAAAACTTGGGAAGTTTTCAACGTTATTTTGACAATGTCGGGCGCACTATTTTTCGTAAACCCGCTGCCCTGGCACAAGCAAAAGCGGTGTAG
- a CDS encoding chemotaxis protein CheW gives MNIQELTEDVPRVGDNDIESIDFITSGEQYLTFILEQEQYAVDILCVEEIRSWEPPTKIPNSPEYVKGVINMRGIIVPILDLRLKFNIGQPSYTEVTVVIVLTLESEQHSRTIGFVVDAVSDVLNADESDIKKAPAFGGCVPQHYVEGLVNVGDNVVTLLNVQSLQALEPHQLN, from the coding sequence ATGAATATACAAGAGCTGACCGAAGATGTTCCCCGGGTAGGTGATAACGACATCGAAAGCATAGATTTTATTACCAGTGGTGAGCAGTATTTAACCTTTATTCTGGAGCAGGAACAATATGCCGTGGATATCCTATGTGTGGAAGAGATCAGGAGCTGGGAGCCACCGACGAAAATTCCCAACTCTCCGGAATATGTAAAAGGGGTGATCAATATGCGCGGCATTATCGTCCCGATTTTGGATTTAAGGCTGAAATTTAACATCGGCCAGCCCAGCTATACCGAAGTGACGGTAGTGATCGTCCTAACCCTGGAGTCCGAGCAGCACTCGCGCACCATAGGTTTTGTCGTGGACGCGGTATCGGATGTTTTAAATGCCGATGAAAGTGATATTAAAAAGGCGCCGGCCTTTGGCGGCTGTGTGCCCCAGCATTATGTCGAGGGGCTGGTAAATGTCGGGGATAATGTAGTGACTTTGCTTAATGTCCAGTCATTGCAGGCGCTGGAGCCGCACCAGCTGAACTAA
- a CDS encoding protein-glutamate methylesterase/protein-glutamine glutaminase: MNKIKVLVVDDSITIRNILTSILAQEAEIEVVGEAEDPFDAREKIKQLNPDVLTLDVEMPKMDGLTFLSNLMRLRPMPVVMLSTLTTKGADTTLTALELGAVDYITKPDAGALLAQQDDFKHTLVSKLKDAAGINLKSLKLSKSLSEKPDGQILPFSGIGRRNHLIAIGASTGGTEAIKSILMRLPSTSPAVVITQHIPVTFSARFASRLNACCQMAVQEARHGQKIHPGNVYIAPGDKHLKIEQKNGASFCLLEDSPEVNRHKPSVDVLFDSLQSVAGNIQAVLLTGMGQDGARGMLNLKQQGARTLIQNQASSLVWGMPGKAYALNAHTEQYPLTEMAAALLDFASLKRGQVKEVSNVIE, encoded by the coding sequence ATGAACAAGATCAAAGTGTTAGTAGTCGATGATTCAATAACGATACGCAATATTCTCACCTCGATATTGGCACAGGAGGCTGAAATTGAGGTCGTCGGGGAAGCTGAAGATCCATTTGATGCCCGGGAGAAAATCAAACAGCTCAATCCCGATGTTCTCACTTTGGACGTGGAAATGCCGAAAATGGACGGGCTGACTTTTCTTTCTAATTTGATGCGTTTACGTCCTATGCCTGTGGTGATGTTATCAACCTTAACCACGAAAGGGGCCGATACGACCTTAACCGCCCTGGAGCTCGGTGCGGTTGATTATATCACTAAACCCGATGCCGGGGCTTTACTGGCGCAACAGGATGATTTTAAGCACACCCTGGTAAGTAAACTCAAAGATGCGGCAGGCATTAATTTAAAAAGCCTGAAACTGAGCAAAAGTTTAAGTGAAAAGCCGGATGGCCAGATACTGCCTTTTTCGGGGATTGGCCGGCGAAATCACCTGATTGCCATCGGGGCGTCCACCGGAGGTACGGAGGCGATTAAAAGTATTTTGATGCGTCTGCCGTCAACATCACCTGCGGTGGTGATCACCCAACATATTCCGGTCACCTTCAGTGCTCGTTTTGCCAGCCGGCTGAATGCCTGTTGCCAGATGGCGGTACAGGAAGCCCGCCACGGGCAAAAAATCCATCCGGGCAATGTTTATATCGCGCCGGGGGATAAACATCTGAAAATAGAACAAAAAAATGGTGCATCATTTTGTTTGCTGGAAGACTCCCCCGAAGTGAACCGGCATAAGCCATCGGTGGATGTGTTGTTTGACTCCCTGCAGTCCGTTGCCGGCAATATTCAGGCGGTGCTGCTCACCGGCATGGGCCAGGATGGCGCCCGCGGCATGTTAAATTTGAAGCAACAAGGTGCCAGGACGCTGATCCAAAACCAGGCGAGCAGTTTAGTGTGGGGCATGCCGGGAAAAGCTTATGCCCTTAATGCCCATACCGAGCAATATCCGCTGACTGAGATGGCTGCTGCCTTGCTTGATTTTGCCTCATTAAAACGCGGTCAGGTGAAGGAGGTGTCAAATGTTATTGAATAA